DNA from Gloeocapsa sp. PCC 73106:
AAAACTATTCCTGGAATACTTACCCTCGAACAGGAACATTTAAGCTCTAATTTTCAACTAGATCCGACTCGTCTTACTTTATTGCTACAGGGATTGAAACTGTCGGGATTTGCTGCAGATACTATCCTGCGCGAACAATACAACGTTACTGTAGAGTTACCGATGGAAAAGTCTCTGACTTGTATGATTAGTATTGGGAACACTCAAACAGACTTGGAGCAATTAGTTAGGGCGATCGCACAACTAGCTGAGGATTATGCTCAGATGGAGTCAGATTTTACTCCTGTGTTGCCCTATATTGCCCCCATTCTACTCCCAGATATTACCCCGAGAGATGCTTTTTTTGCTCCCACCCAGATTCAAGCTTTAGCTGAGAGCGTGGGGGAAGTCAGTGCTGAGTTAATTTGTCCTTACCCCCCGGGAATACCCGTTTTAATACCCGGAGAAAGAATTACTACCGAGGCGATCGCCTATTTGCAGCAAGTTACTCAAAATGGGGCGATGATTACTGGTTGTCAAGATACGAGTTTAGAAACTATTGCGATCGTTGTTAGAGATAAATGACTGAATCAAATTTTAAGCGATCGCCTCGCAGCCAGTATAATCACGTGATAGAATTGAGATAAAACATATCAGACTCTTAATATGACTCTTGCAATTCTGGCGGAACCCGTACCCTTGAAAGCTAACCCTAATGGTGTAGTTTGTGTTGGCGGAACACGGGTAACTTTAGATACTGTAGTCGCTGTATTCAAGCAAGGGGCAACCGCAGAGGAAATTGTCCATCGTTATCCATCCTTAAGACTGGGTGACGTTTATGCTTCAATTGCCTTCTATCTCAACCACCAACAGGAAATAGAGGAATATCTCGAACAGCGTCAGCAGCAAGCACAAGAAATCCGCCAAATGAATGAAGCTAGATTTGACCCCCAGGGTTTGCGGGATCGTTTGCTTGCCCGGAGAGTTGAGCGGGAAGCATGATCAAATTGCTAGCTGATGAAAACCTGGACAACACAATCATCAGGGGATTGCTGCGCCGTAATCTAGGTGTTGATATAGTTCGAGTCCAAGACATTGGGCTATCAGGAGAAGACGATCCTGTGGTGCTTGCGTGAGCTGCCGATGAAGGGCGGGTTTTGCTCAGCCATGACGTTGCTACGATTACCCGCTACGCCTATGAAAGATTAGCCAACAATCTCGCCGTGCCAGGAGTGATTAAAATTCGTACAGAGACATCAGTAGGCAAGGTAATAGAGGATCTTTTTATCATTCTAGAGTGCTGTGTGGCAGAGGATTTGGATGGTCAAATATACTATCTTCCACTATGAATCTGCGGTAGCATAACCCAATCGATCTATCCATGAGTGCCATCGCTCACATCTTACGGCAGGTCAGAGTGGGAATTATGGCTTCCTAACATCTTGCATCGCGAATGGCGATATCGAAGAGATCCCCTACGCGGTGTCAAAAAGAAAGGGTTAATTTGTCCTTACCCCCCGGGAATACCCGTTTTAATGCCCGGAAAAAGAATCACCACAGAGGCGATCGGCTATCTGCAGCAAGTTACTCAAGCAGGGGCGATGATTACTGGTTGTCAAGATGCGAGTTTAGAAACTATCTTAATTCTTTCTAAACATTTTTAAAATTCTCCACTAACACTGATAAATTAATGCTAATTCTTAGCAACAACTTACGAGTCCTAATTAGCAACGGAGTAAAACTATGCTTTCCCCCGCAATGATTGACCGTCTGAATGAGCAAATTAACCTAGAAATTTATTCATCCCATCTTTACCTTCAGATGAGTTCTTGGTGCGCCCACAAGGCTTTAGAAGGATCTGCTCTTTTTTTAGGACAACACGCTGATGAGGAAATGATGCACATGCGTCGCCTGCTCGGTTACCTAAATGAAACGGGCGCTTTAGTAATAATTAAGGGAATGGAGGCTCCTCCTAGTGACTTTAATTCTCTTACTGAAATGTTCGAAAAAATTTACAGCCATGAGCAACTCGTCACCAGTAAAATTAACGACTTAGTTCACTTAGCTAATACTGAACCAGACTATTCTACTCTCCAATTCCTGCAATGGTATGTAGCAGAACAACACCAAGAAGAGTTTTTATTTAAGAGTGTTCTAGATAAAATCAAGCTAATTGGTACCGAAGGACAGGGGCTATTTTTCATCGATCAAGAAATAGCTAAGCTAGCAGCTAACAGTACTGCTTTGGAAACCACAACGATGAATGCAGGTGGAGCAGCTTAAAACTAATACAGTAGATAAACGATATTGCGATCGCAATGGTGGTGCGATTTTGGGTAATCTTCGTCAAACAAAAAGAGTTAAAACGTTACCAAGTTAAAGCTGTTAGAGATTTTTTGTTTAATGCTGGAATTGAACTATGAAATATCAAGGATTTGAAGCTATTATTGAATACGATGAGCAAGATCGATTATTTTTCGGTCGAGTTATCAACACCCTTGACGTAATCGCTTTCGATGGTTCCTCTGTAGAAGAACTAGAAAGTTCTTTTCAGTCCGCCGTTGACGAATATTTAGAAGATTGTCAGAAGAAAGGGAAAACACCAAACAAACCCTTTTCTGGTCGCTTCAATCTGCGGATTCCTCCAGATTTACATCGCCAAGCGGTACTCAAAGCCGAAAAAGAAGGGATTAGCTTAAATGCCTTTGTTGAAAAAGCACTTCACAATATTCTTTTTTCTGAACAAGAGTTATCGTAGTGAAAAAAAGGGTTCTGTTGCAAACTTTTTCTAGAGACAGAAAAGCTCTAACTTTTCCACTTTTTAGATAGCCATCTCAAAGAGAGACCCAATAAATTTCTTTTGACCGATAATATCCCCTTTTTTGATACTATTAATCTGTCCTTTCCGAATTGCATTAGGGATGCTCAAGAGTACTAACAAAGTCAATAAAATCCATTTTTGAATTTGTTTCAAGATGATAACTCCTAAGCAATACCCAAAAGATGACTACCTTGATAGAAGATCAAACACATGACCCAAGCTAGTACTAAGGGAAAAACCATAGAAAAGATGGTATAAGCTACAGAACGGGTTTCACCCCAGATAGTACTAATCGTGGTTAAACAGGGGATATAGATTAAGCTAAATAGACAGTAGCTAAAACCTTGAGCAAAAGTAATAGTTTCACTGAGTTTAGCTTGCAGGAGATCCTCTGATAAGCCATAGATAACCGCTAAAGCGGCGATTTGGACTTCTTTTGCTACAAAGCCAAAAATCAGGGAAACGGTTAAAAATGGGTTAATCCCAATGGGCTCCATGATCGGTGCAAAAACTTGACCTAATTTACCCGCTAGAGTATCCAATCCCTCGGCACCTTCGGGAAAACTGGTTAAAATCCACATTAAAATAGTACCCACGAGGATAAAAGTAGTTACCCTCTGCATAAAAGATTTCATTTCATTCCACACTCTCAGTGCTACTTGTTTGAGGGTAGGAATACGGTAGGGAGGTAACTCCAAAACAAAAGGTTCGTTACTCTTGAAATGCTTATTGTTACTTAAGATAGCAGCTACCGCCATAGCGACGACAAAACTGAGAACATACAGGAGAAACAGAGCGATCGCACCCTGTGGTCCAGGTAAGATCACCGCTAAAATAAAGACAAATACCTGAAGACGAGCAGAACATAGAGAAAAGGTAATAACTAGCATCGAGAGTAAGCGCATCCCCCGAGATCGCATGACCCGAGTTCCCATAATCGCGGGTACATTACAGCCAAACCCCATCATCTGCAGGACAAAAGCTCTACCATCGAGTCCTAAACGACTCATCAAAGCGTCCATCAGGTACGCAGCCCGAGATAGATAACCACTATCTTCTAGGACTGACATCGCGACAAAAAACAACCCCACCAATGGCACAAAGGAGATTACAGCGGCGATCCCACCCCAAATCCCGTTAATAATTAAATCCTGCACTATTTCCGGGAGGAAGTTGATCACCGGTTCGACGATATTTTCCAGTAGCCAACCGGTAACCGCATCTACAGGATCCGCCGAAGGAATGCCAATAGACCATATTAGCCAAAATACCCCCAACATAGTCAGGAAAAACAGAGGTAAACCCCAAATCGGATGCAGCATCACTTGATCTAAGCGATTGGTGAAGTTAACTGCATTAATCGAGGGCATTTCCACTGCGCCTTCTAGAGTAGTTTCTAGGTCTCTATCAGTAATTGGATTATCCTGGAGATGACCCAAAAGATTTTCAACCTGGTAGGTGTTGGGCTGTTCTTCTAGAGCGTGACTAATACCAGAGATAGCTTTGGCGCAACCAGTACCGTATTTAGCACTGATGGGGTACACGGGCATTCCCAAGCGATCGCTCAGAATTTTAGCATCAATTTTTACCCCATAGCGTTTAGCTTCATCAGCCATATTTAGTACCACTACAGCCGGAAGTCCCAAAGCTTTAATTTGTAATGGCATCCGAATCTGTCTATCTATTTGGGAAGCGTTGAGTACTACTAGAATCAAGTTAACCGCATAGGTCTCGAGAAACTTCTGTACTACCTTTTCATCATCGCTAAAGCCATTCAGGTCATAAATCCCTGGCAAATCCACAAATTCCACTATTTCATCATGGAGTTCTACCGAAGCTTTCATGAGATCTACGGTTAATCCCGGCCAGTTGGCTACCCCGGCGTTGGCGCCAGTAATTCGGTTAAAAAAAGTGGATTTCCCTGTATTAGGCTGTCCAATCACACCAATCCGCTTGGTAGCATTGGGATTCTCTTTAAGCGTAGCCCCACTGTGACACTGAGTCATGGCTTTTTACTCCCCATCATACAGTTTGATGATCACGGAATCGGCTTCATGGCGACGAATAGCTATTTCAGTGGTACTACCCACGCGCACGTGAAGAGGACCCCCCAAAATAGCGGACCTTAGAACCTTAACTTGCTTTCCTGGGACAATCCCCATAGCTTCTAAACGAGTTTTAAACCCATCACCACCGCGTCCGATTTGGACATCTTCCACCAGGGCTAATTGATTAGGTTTTAGTTCTGTAAGAGTCATAAATTATTGTCCAAGTTAATCGCAAATCTTTCTCAAGTATACAATAAAAATACAGGTCTTAGGTTTTAGGTTAAACCCTTTCCCCCTTCCCTCACATATTTAATTTGCGAGTATTTTCTACTAAACTTTGTGCGAAATTATCAAAGCGTTTGCTTAGTTTTTCGTCTTTAAGTTTACCTTCTGAATCAAATTGATTCCACGCTTGTCCAACGGCGATTTGTTCAGGAATTACCCAAGCATGAACCCATCGCATAATCGTCCGTAAGTCATTGAGAGCATTATTATTAGACTGTCCCCCCAAAACACTTATTAACCCAGTAACTTTTTGCTCAAGATGCTCAAAACTCATTAAATCCAAAGCATTCTTGATAACACCACTGACACTACCATGATATTCTGGCGTCACTAAGATTAATCCGTTAGCGCTTTTAACCGTTTCTCTCAATATCTCCACATCGGGATAATTGGGATAGTCTTCTCCTCCATGACAAAAGGGTAAGTCCATCTGACGTAAGTCTAGTATTTCTACATCTACTCCCAAGGCTTCTACTCTCAAACTTGCTAGTTGCAAAGCTTGAAAACTATGGGATTCGTTGCGTAAACTGCCATTAATACCAACAATTTTCATTATCTTCACCTAATCCGTAGTCATTATGAGTTTATTATAACAAATTTTTTGGGCCCTGGTTTAGGGGGGTAAATACAGTTAAATAAGTAGGTGTGCTTAATTAAAAGTTAATATGATGGTAGGGAACAGGGAACACCGGAAGACGGGAACAGTAAGGATTTCAGCTTTATTTACACTTGTTATTTTTTTACGTTTATTTATGACTGGTGGTACTATAACCTTAATCTTATCGAGTAATATTATGGCTAAAACACTCCAATCTTGGATACAACGTCTGATAGACGCTTGCTTTTTAGCGGGACAAGTAATCTTTCACATTCTCAGAGGAAAAATTCATAAGCAAAATACTATTGAACAAATGGGTATAGTAGGTCCCGATTCGTTGATTATTAGCTTAATTACTGCGGGTTTTGTGGGAATGGTGTTTACGATTCAAGTTGCGCGAGAATTTATCACCTTAGGAGCAACTAGCGCTGTGGGAGGAGTTTTAGGTATCGCCCTCTCAAGGGAATTAGCACCAGTGATGACTGCGGTAGTAATCGCGGGTAGAGTGGGTTCGGGTTTTGCTGCGGAGATTGGAACTATGCGTGTAACCGAACAAATAGACGCGCTACAGATGCTCAAAAGCGATCCCATAGAGTATTTAGTCATACCCAGAGTCATCGCTTGCGCTTTGATGATGCCTCTTTTAAACATTTTTTCACTGATTACCGGTTTAACCGGAGGAATGTTAGTAGCAGAAAACTCATACGATATATCGCCGATTATTTTTCTCAATTCCATTCGCAATTTTGTAGATATCTGGGACTTACTCAGTTCTCTAATTAAATCTTTAATTTTTGGCGTACTAATCGCCATAATTGGCTGTAGTTGGGGTTTAACAACTCGTGGTGGAGCAAAAGGAGTCGGTCAATCCACCACCACCGCTGTAGTCACCTCACTTTTGGGGATTTTTATCCTTAATTTCTTTCTTTCTTGGATCATGTTTCAGGGTATTGGAGATAACACGATCAATTAAGCAAGGTGTTAGGTGTTAGGTTTTAGAGGGAAGGTATTAAGTTTTAGGTGATAGGTGATAGGTTAAACCTTTATCCCTTTACCCTTTACCCCTTCCCCCTTGTCCCTTGAAATCCCTTTTCCCCTTTACCCTAGAAATCCCCCTTCCCCAGGAAATCCTCTTCTTTGGTGCAAGCAACTTTAACTGTCTACACCTTCGATGCGATCTTCAATCTGTTGATAGAGTTCACGCAGGCGATCTAAATTAGTTTCAGAAGTTTCCCAATAACCCCGTCCATTAACTTCTAGTAGAGTACCCACGATCTTACGGAAAGAATGAGGATTGAGATTCAACAAACGCTGACACATCTGCTGATCCTCAATAAAGGTAGTATTAGCTTCCTCATAAACCCAATTATCCACAGCACCCGCGGTAGCTGACCAACCCATGGTATTAACCAAGCGCTTAGACAACTCGCGCACGCCTTCGTAACCGTGGTTAAGCATCCCCTCGTACCATTTGGGATTGAGTAATTTAGTACGGGCGTCCAGACGTACAGTTTCTGAGAGGCTTCTGACTTGAGCGTTAGCGGTAGTAGTATCAGCGATGTAAGCTGCAGGAGTTTTACCATCGTTGCGAAGATTAGCAATCACCTTAGTGGGGTCCGAATCAAAATAATGAGACACATCGGTAAGACTAATCTCAGAAGAATCCAGATTCTGGAAGGTAACCTCAGCGGTTTTTAAAGCCGATTCAAAGATTTCGCGGTTTTGACCCATCATTCCGGGATTATCAGAATTAAAGGCAAAGGATTTGCGCTTGAGAAACATTTGTTGTAACTCTGATTCTTCTTCCCAGGTACTATTTTCTACCGCTAAATTAACGTTAGAAGAGTAAGAACCAGAAGCATTAGAAAAAACGCGAGTCGCAGCTTCCCGTAGATTAATACCGAGTTCCTCTGCTTGGGCTAAAGCGTGCTTGCGGACGTAATTCATCTCCAGAGGTTCATCAGCTTCAGCGGCTAATTTCACTGCTTGATCCAACAGATTCATCTGGTTAATGAATAAATCTCGGAAAACTCCCGAACAGTTAACTACCACGTCAATGCGGGGACGACCCAGTTCTTCTAGAGAAACTAATTGCAGTTTATTAACGCGTCCGAGGGCGTCGGGGAAGGGTTTAACCCCAACCATCCAGAGAATTTGAGCGAGGGATTCTCCATAGGTTTTAATGTTATCGGTACCCCAAAGCACAGAGGCGATGGTTTCGGGGTATTTACCGCCATTTTCTTGCTTTTGACGCTCTAAAAGACGATCTACTACCACTTTAGCCGATTGAATCGCCGCACTAGTAGGAATAGATTGAGGATCGAGGGCGTGGATATTTTTACCCGTGGGTAAAACGCCGGGATTGCGCACCGGATCGCCTCCAGGACCAGGTAAAACGTATTCCCCCTCTAACGCTTTGAGTAAACCGCCCAATTCATTATCGGCGCAGATTTGTTCAAGACAGAATTCTAAGTATTCAAATAGGGGTTTGAGTAATTCTGTATCAACCTTAGGATAACCTGCGTCGATCAAAGCTTCTAACCAGGGGGCTTTTTTACCCAGGTTAAAGAAGTTGAGACGAGAAACTTTACTAACTCGTCCATCCGCTTGGGCTTGAGTTTCCACTAAAGCGGTGACCGCAGCACGATTAGCTAGGGTGATTTCTTGTAGTAATTCTACGTCGGCGAGAACCCCGTGGTTGTTGTTTTGGTAGATTTCCTCGATATCTCTGCCAATACTTTGGGCAATAATACGGGGTAAAGAGACGAGACCATCTTCGGGGCGATCTAGGCTGGCGATATTAACTAGGGTGGCGATCGCTTCGAGTGCAGTAGGTGGTTTGCCAATAACGTGTAAGCCACAAGGTAGTAGTCTCGATTCTATTTCCATCAGTTTCTGATAGACTTTACCCACGACAGCGTCTCTTGCGTCTGGGCTGAGGTTACTCGCTTCTTCTGGGAGTTCGATATCTTTATCTAGGTTAACTAAACGACATTTATCCACAATACTATTGAGTATTGCTATACCCCGTCCTGTATCTTTGAGGGTTTGATAGGAGGCGATTAGTTCTGAGAGTTCCTTCAAGCCTTTGTATAGACCAGCGTTTTCCGCAGGAGGAGTTAAATAAGAAATAGTCTCGGCGTAACTACGACGTTTAGCGATCGTCGCCTCTGAGGGATTATTGGCCGCGTAGTAGTAGATATTGGGAATATTGCCAATTAGATTATCTGGGTAACAACTTCCCGACATACCCATTTGTTTACCGGGCATAAATTCTAAAGAACCATGGGTTCCGAAGTGCAGTACAGCGTCCGCATGCCAGATTTGGTTGAGATAAGTGTAGTAAGCGGCAAAACCGTGGTGAGGACTCGCTGAACGGGAAAAAAGTAGACGCATGGGATCCCCTTCGTAGCCAAAGGTAGGCTGTACACCGATAAAGAGATTACCAAAACTCTTCCCGTAGATTAATAGGTTTTGCCCATCGCTGTTGAGTTGTCCTGGAGGTGGTCCCCAATTTTCTTCTAGACGGTTAGAATAGGGGGTCAAACGTTCGTATTCTGGGACGCTCATCCGGTAAGCGATGTTAAGTTCTGGACTTTGATACTGGGCTGAAGCGTCGTGTATTACCTCCTGCATTAAAGCCTCTGCTGACTCGGGTAGATCTTCAATGTCGTAGCCGTTATTTTTTAAGGCTTTGACCACTTCGTAAATTGAGCCAAATACATCCAGGTAAGCCGCTGTGCCCACGTTACCCTTGTCTGGAGGAAAACTGAAGATGGTTATGGCTACTTTTTTGTCGGTCTTGGGTTTTTTGCGTAAATTCGCCCATTTTAAGGCTCTTTGAGCAATGGTTTCAATCCGATCTTGCAGGGCGATCGCTTTCCCGGTAGCGCCATCGCGTCCCGACAGAATCAACGGTTCAATCGCACCATCTAATTCGGGAATCGCTATTTGTAATGCTACTTGAATTGGGTGTAATCCTAAGTCGCTTTCCTCCCACTCTTGAGTCGTTTGAAATACCAGGGGTAAGGCCACCATATAGGGGCGATTTAGTCTTTTTAAAGATTCTACCGCGGCTTGATGGTCTTGTCTGGCTGGTCCCCCAACTAAGGCGAAGCCCGTCAATGATACTACTGCATCAACTATCGTCAGAGGGGTAACTCCTTTAAGGCTTTTGTCATAGAAATATTCATCCACTGGTTTAGAAAAGTCCAAGCCACCTGCAAAGACCGCGATAACTCTAGCCCCCATGGATTCGAGTTCTTGCACCATCGCTACGTAGTGGGCGTCATCTCCGGTTACTAGGTGAGTTCTTTGTATTACCAGTCCCACACAAGGAGCTAAAGGATCTTTGAGTTCCCCAGTGATATCCTGACGTTCGTTATACCAGTTGAGATAATCTTGCACATCTTCGAACATTTCCGGGGCTAAAGGATGCCAAATACCCATATCTGGGTAAACGATTGGTTCTTGATAGCTAATTACTCCTGATTTTTGATTGTGCAGAACGTATTTATCAGCGATCATAATCAGGAAATTTTCGATATTTTCCGCTGAACCACCCAACCAGTATTGGAAACTGAGCATAAAGCTACGAGCGTCTTGAGCTTTATCTAGGGGCATATATTTGAGTACTTTGGGAAGAGTGCGCAATAGTTTGAGCATGCCATCTTCAAAAGATGCCCCTGATTTCTCTTTGCGCTTACGCATAAACTGGGCGATCGCACTTTTAGACTGTCCCAGTTGGGTCATGGAAAAGCTTCCCAATTTATTTAAGCGCATCATTTCTGGCATAGAGGGAAAGACTATAATCGCGTCAATTTGTTCTCTCTTGGCTTTGACCGTTACTGCTATTTTCGCCGCTAAGTCTTCTATAAAAATTAAAGAAGCAATAAATAGATTCGCTTCAGCGATTTTTTCCTCAAAATCTGCATAGTTTTCCGGGTTTCTCAATTCTTCCAGTAAATAACCACTGATTTCAATCGCTAGATGGGGATTATTTTGATTAATTGAATTTACTGCTGCGGCTAGAGAACTTTGGTATTGAGGTTCTAGCACGACATAGACCACCTTGACTAACGCCCTTTGTTTAATTTGATCTGGTGAGATATGTCGAATGGTGGACTTGACGTGAGTGAACATAAATAAAATTCTCCTTCACTGTTAAACTTTTTTGGATTAAGGCTGTTATTTCCTTGTACCAAAAAAAGTCACACTTTTTCCAAGATAAATACTTATTTGCAACAATTTGATAAAAAACATCTTGATTATTATAATATTTCTTTACAATTTATAGATTGATTACTTTTACTAGCTCTAAATAAAACTTAATATTCTTTATATTGACTAATTGATTAGGAAATGATAAAGCGCTACGCAATAAGAAAAGTAAATAGGGTCTGCTGAAAAAGTAAGTCCTGGTTAGGAGATAGGCAAGAGGCAAAAGGAAGCGAATATTTATGCTACTTAAGTAATCAAAAGACCTAAATAAACTTTTTTTAGCATAATACTATAGAAAATCTGGCACTTTTTTGAAGAGAAAACCACTTCAAAGCTATACCAAATCAAAGTTTTAGATTTATTAAGCAAGCCCTAAATATAAAAAAAACTATAAAAGCACCGAGGTAAGCAAAACTTACGGTAGCATTTTTTGCCTTGCCTCTGTTTAGCTATGGTGGTAGTTCGATGATTTCTAGTTTGTGTTTAGCAGGACTCCTAATTAGAGTGGCGCGGGAATCCCACCAAGCAGAGGTACTTTCTTTGTAGTAAGGTATCGTATTTTAGGAATATCTAAGAACCGAATATCTAAATTCTGATCAAGTACTAATATTTTCTATAGCAGTTTCTAAAGAAGGCTGAAGAGGAAGAAAGCTCAAGGTCAGGTTCAGTTGTTCAGTAATAATTGCCTCCTCGGATTACTAGAGCTTTAAAGGTTTAATCTAGCATTTTAGCTCAATGTGGCAATTGATAACAACTCTTGATAAAATCTATTTTCTAGTCATTATTAGCGTGTTCAAATTCATAGACATAAAAAAGACGACTAAGTTTACCCAATAAGTACGCCACTAAGAAACATAAAATAGCGCTAATAAAACCTAGTAAAAACACTTTTGTAGGTGTCAAATAAACCCAAAAATTAAATTCTTCAAGTTGCTCAGAAGCTAATTTTAAACCCATTATTCTGTTATCTATAAACAAAGCAAGGATTAAGCAAACAACCCCACCTATTTTTAACAGGTTCTTAGCATAATTAATTCTTCTTAAGGCTCTTTGACAAACATAACAATGTTGCGTGTGAGTTGTCCAGACATCAAAAAGCTTTTGTTTATTCTCTTCTGCTGTAGGAAGATATTGAGAGTCACTAGGAAATTGCCAAGGAATATTGCCCTCTGCTCTATACTTTAACCATTGACGAAAAGCAATAACCATTTTATCTTGAGGATTAGGAAGATAAACCTGTTCTAGCCATTGTTCCATTCCTCTTTTAGCTAATTCTTTTTCTTGATAGTGAAGAAAAACTAAATCCTGATGGAGGAAAAAAGAAGACATGAGATGATTCATCCAAGCAGGAATATTCAAAGCAAAAATACTTAATCCTTTTGAAAATGGGCTTTTATTATGTTTAATTAGGATTTGACAAGCGATATGACGACACCAACCCGGTTGTGTAGGAATAGCGTAGAGAATAAAAATTATTTTATTCCCATTTGGCAACAGAGAATCAATTTTCATTAGACAGGGAGGTTGAAAATCATGAGATACCGGTATTGGTTCATCCAAATCACTGACCAATTGAAAAGCAAAACCATCTTGAGTGGACAATTTTCTGGTCGGTATCATGTCGTAATAATTAGCGTCTTGATAGCGATTACCCAGAAACCCATGATGAGAAACCGGCGCGTGAGCAGGATCGCAAACGTTTTCAAAGAAAAA
Protein-coding regions in this window:
- the feoB gene encoding ferrous iron transport protein B; this encodes MTQCHSGATLKENPNATKRIGVIGQPNTGKSTFFNRITGANAGVANWPGLTVDLMKASVELHDEIVEFVDLPGIYDLNGFSDDEKVVQKFLETYAVNLILVVLNASQIDRQIRMPLQIKALGLPAVVVLNMADEAKRYGVKIDAKILSDRLGMPVYPISAKYGTGCAKAISGISHALEEQPNTYQVENLLGHLQDNPITDRDLETTLEGAVEMPSINAVNFTNRLDQVMLHPIWGLPLFFLTMLGVFWLIWSIGIPSADPVDAVTGWLLENIVEPVINFLPEIVQDLIINGIWGGIAAVISFVPLVGLFFVAMSVLEDSGYLSRAAYLMDALMSRLGLDGRAFVLQMMGFGCNVPAIMGTRVMRSRGMRLLSMLVITFSLCSARLQVFVFILAVILPGPQGAIALFLLYVLSFVVAMAVAAILSNNKHFKSNEPFVLELPPYRIPTLKQVALRVWNEMKSFMQRVTTFILVGTILMWILTSFPEGAEGLDTLAGKLGQVFAPIMEPIGINPFLTVSLIFGFVAKEVQIAALAVIYGLSEDLLQAKLSETITFAQGFSYCLFSLIYIPCLTTISTIWGETRSVAYTIFSMVFPLVLAWVMCLIFYQGSHLLGIA
- a CDS encoding NADPH-dependent FMN reductase encodes the protein MMKIVGINGSLRNESHSFQALQLASLRVEALGVDVEILDLRQMDLPFCHGGEDYPNYPDVEILRETVKSANGLILVTPEYHGSVSGVIKNALDLMSFEHLEQKVTGLISVLGGQSNNNALNDLRTIMRWVHAWVIPEQIAVGQAWNQFDSEGKLKDEKLSKRFDNFAQSLVENTRKLNM
- a CDS encoding type II toxin-antitoxin system HicB family antitoxin, whose product is MKYQGFEAIIEYDEQDRLFFGRVINTLDVIAFDGSSVEELESSFQSAVDEYLEDCQKKGKTPNKPFSGRFNLRIPPDLHRQAVLKAEKEGISLNAFVEKALHNILFSEQELS
- a CDS encoding DUF433 domain-containing protein, encoding MTLAILAEPVPLKANPNGVVCVGGTRVTLDTVVAVFKQGATAEEIVHRYPSLRLGDVYASIAFYLNHQQEIEEYLEQRQQQAQEIRQMNEARFDPQGLRDRLLARRVEREA
- a CDS encoding DUF5615 family PIN-like protein, which translates into the protein MIKLLADENLDNTIIRGLLRRNLGVDIVRVQDIGLSGEDDPVVLA
- a CDS encoding ferrous iron transport protein A, which gives rise to MTLTELKPNQLALVEDVQIGRGGDGFKTRLEAMGIVPGKQVKVLRSAILGGPLHVRVGSTTEIAIRRHEADSVIIKLYDGE
- the ftnA gene encoding non-heme ferritin, producing the protein MLSPAMIDRLNEQINLEIYSSHLYLQMSSWCAHKALEGSALFLGQHADEEMMHMRRLLGYLNETGALVIIKGMEAPPSDFNSLTEMFEKIYSHEQLVTSKINDLVHLANTEPDYSTLQFLQWYVAEQHQEEFLFKSVLDKIKLIGTEGQGLFFIDQEIAKLAANSTALETTTMNAGGAA
- a CDS encoding MlaE family lipid ABC transporter permease subunit — encoded protein: MAKTLQSWIQRLIDACFLAGQVIFHILRGKIHKQNTIEQMGIVGPDSLIISLITAGFVGMVFTIQVAREFITLGATSAVGGVLGIALSRELAPVMTAVVIAGRVGSGFAAEIGTMRVTEQIDALQMLKSDPIEYLVIPRVIACALMMPLLNIFSLITGLTGGMLVAENSYDISPIIFLNSIRNFVDIWDLLSSLIKSLIFGVLIAIIGCSWGLTTRGGAKGVGQSTTTAVVTSLLGIFILNFFLSWIMFQGIGDNTIN